In the Actinomycetes bacterium genome, one interval contains:
- a CDS encoding phosphoadenylyl-sulfate reductase, producing MPVLSEPEIAAAAARLEQRPAHEVLAWALGRFGDRFAIVTSFQVEGMVVLDLARRLDPAVRVLTLDTGRLPQETYDVIEAVRARFDVKVEVVAPDPVAVAAMVTQHGPNLFRRDQALRRLCCQVRKVDPLGRALAGLDAWSTGLRRDGASTRAGTAKVEPDPAHGGIVKLNPLADWTRDEVWAYARAKRVPIHPLYEQGYASIGCAPCTRAVLSGEDERAGRWWWEAGPDRECGLHHASPSVRFDLALAELRADVATGGRPDRRSRGGERCGTSGASAS from the coding sequence ATGCCCGTGCTCTCCGAGCCCGAGATCGCCGCGGCGGCCGCGCGGCTCGAGCAGCGGCCCGCCCACGAGGTCCTGGCCTGGGCGCTCGGCCGGTTCGGCGACCGGTTCGCGATCGTCACCTCCTTCCAGGTCGAGGGCATGGTCGTGCTCGACCTGGCCCGCCGGCTCGACCCGGCCGTCCGCGTGCTCACCCTGGACACCGGCCGGCTGCCGCAGGAGACCTACGACGTCATCGAGGCGGTCCGTGCCCGGTTCGACGTCAAGGTCGAGGTGGTCGCGCCCGACCCGGTGGCGGTCGCGGCGATGGTCACCCAGCACGGGCCCAACCTGTTCCGGCGCGACCAGGCGCTGCGCCGGCTCTGCTGCCAGGTGCGCAAGGTCGATCCGCTCGGCCGCGCGCTGGCCGGGCTCGACGCCTGGTCGACCGGGCTCCGCCGCGACGGCGCGTCCACCCGCGCGGGCACCGCCAAGGTCGAGCCCGACCCGGCCCACGGCGGCATCGTCAAGCTGAACCCGCTGGCCGACTGGACCCGCGACGAGGTGTGGGCGTATGCGCGCGCCAAGAGGGTGCCGATCCATCCGCTGTACGAGCAGGGCTATGCGAGCATCGGCTGCGCGCCGTGCACCCGGGCGGTGCTGTCCGGCGAAGACGAGCGGGCCGGCCGCTGGTGGTGGGAGGCAGGTCCGGACCGGGAGTGCGGCCTGCACCACGCCAGCCCGTCGGTGCGCTTCGACCTCGCCCTGGCCGAGCTGCGGGCGGACGTCGCCACGGGCGGGCGGCCCGACCGACGATCTCGAGGGGGTGAACGATGCGGTACCTCAGGAGCATCAGCGAGCTGA
- a CDS encoding DUF397 domain-containing protein, producing the protein MDETHNGMSAMSLHGVQWRKGSWSSGQGNCVETAKLPGGGAAVRNSRHPGGPALIFTDAEIRAFLTSVKQGDFDDLL; encoded by the coding sequence GTGGACGAGACGCACAACGGCATGTCCGCCATGAGCCTGCACGGCGTCCAGTGGCGGAAGGGCAGCTGGAGCAGCGGCCAGGGCAACTGCGTGGAGACGGCGAAGCTCCCCGGGGGCGGCGCCGCGGTTCGCAACTCCAGGCACCCGGGGGGGCCGGCGCTGATCTTCACCGACGCCGAGATTCGCGCGTTCCTGACCAGCGTCAAGCAGGGTGACTTCGACGACCTGCTGTAG
- a CDS encoding Coenzyme F420 hydrogenase/dehydrogenase, beta subunit C-terminal domain has protein sequence MAGFKIRDEMNDIDEAPGKIWFWELEQAVIDADRCVQCGACVAACPSDSIGVGADGLPKLVKMCTGCSLCWDFCPRGGMRHEATWALPPAGGDPGPAPANGSPGGAGAGEAGWKITGAPGPAGAGLGRVRDTYTARVRPKVPGAQDGGVVSALLIALLEAGDLDGALLARESRTEPWKGEPFLARTPAEVVECAGSFYNQTLALAALDLDGYDLPAQPRLAVVGTPCEVEAIRAMQSRPWTWGASRVDAVVLTVALLCTKSFNYEKLMVDEIRRRRGIPLERVGKVDVIHGRMIVEDHDGEVLVSEPVRDFHGAALKGCDECADFLGHAADISVGSVGSEDGYSSVLVRTPAGQAAFDRVRDRLELRDLDRVEALHKLDALNKKIAVRSLQRPFDPSAPLFVDFAEHVQRYAGTDRAPVVRDR, from the coding sequence ATGGCCGGGTTCAAGATCCGCGACGAGATGAACGACATCGACGAGGCGCCTGGCAAGATCTGGTTCTGGGAGCTCGAGCAGGCCGTGATCGACGCCGACCGCTGCGTGCAGTGCGGGGCGTGCGTGGCGGCCTGCCCGAGCGACTCGATCGGGGTGGGCGCCGACGGCCTGCCCAAGCTGGTCAAGATGTGCACCGGCTGCTCGCTGTGCTGGGACTTCTGCCCCCGCGGCGGCATGCGCCACGAGGCCACCTGGGCGCTGCCCCCGGCCGGCGGGGACCCAGGGCCCGCTCCGGCGAACGGGTCCCCCGGTGGGGCCGGCGCGGGCGAGGCCGGCTGGAAGATCACCGGTGCGCCCGGGCCGGCCGGCGCCGGGCTCGGCCGGGTGCGCGACACCTACACCGCCCGGGTGCGGCCGAAGGTGCCGGGGGCGCAGGACGGCGGGGTGGTCAGCGCGCTGCTGATCGCGCTGCTGGAGGCGGGCGACCTCGACGGGGCGCTGCTGGCCCGCGAGAGCCGGACCGAGCCGTGGAAGGGCGAGCCGTTCCTGGCCCGCACACCGGCCGAGGTCGTCGAGTGCGCCGGCAGCTTCTACAACCAGACCCTCGCGCTCGCCGCGCTGGACCTCGACGGCTACGACCTGCCCGCGCAGCCGCGCCTGGCGGTCGTGGGCACCCCGTGCGAGGTCGAGGCGATCCGCGCGATGCAGTCGCGGCCCTGGACGTGGGGCGCGTCGCGGGTGGACGCCGTGGTGCTCACGGTCGCGCTGCTGTGCACCAAGAGCTTCAACTACGAGAAGCTGATGGTGGACGAGATCCGGCGACGGCGTGGCATCCCGCTGGAGCGGGTGGGCAAGGTCGACGTGATCCATGGCCGGATGATCGTCGAGGACCACGACGGCGAGGTCCTGGTCTCCGAGCCGGTCCGCGACTTCCACGGCGCCGCGCTGAAGGGCTGCGACGAGTGCGCCGACTTCCTCGGGCACGCCGCAGACATCTCGGTCGGGAGCGTCGGCAGCGAGGACGGCTACTCCAGCGTGCTGGTGCGCACGCCGGCTGGCCAGGCCGCGTTCGACCGGGTCCGCGACCGCCTCGAGCTGCGCGACCTCGACCGGGTCGAGGCGCTGCACAAGCTCGACGCGCTCAACAAGAAGATCGCCGTGCGCAGCCTGCAGCGACCGTTCGACCCGTCGGCGCCGCTCTTCGTCGACTTCGCCGAGCACGTGCAGCGCTACGCGGGGACCGACCGCGCGCCGGTGGTGCGCGACCGGTGA
- a CDS encoding UBP-type zinc finger domain-containing protein — MSVHDPHISQIRPVVPRTPQGCEECLQIGSPWVQLRLCLSCGHVGCCDSSPMRHARGHASAVSHPIVQSFQPGEDWRWCYFDETFV, encoded by the coding sequence ATGAGCGTGCACGACCCACACATCAGCCAGATCCGACCCGTCGTGCCGCGGACCCCGCAGGGCTGCGAGGAGTGCCTGCAGATCGGCTCACCATGGGTCCAGCTACGGCTCTGCCTGAGCTGCGGGCACGTCGGGTGCTGCGACTCCTCCCCGATGCGCCACGCCCGCGGACATGCCTCCGCCGTGAGCCACCCGATCGTCCAGTCCTTCCAGCCCGGCGAGGACTGGCGCTGGTGCTACTTCGACGAGACGTTTGTCTGA
- a CDS encoding ferredoxin--nitrite reductase — MRYLRSISELNQVEKWKLERHPLDVRDAILDRYAREGPEAIKAVPGEVERLKWVGLYPQRQGGDAFMLRIKVPGGRLTAAQARVVGEVADEFARGPAPNPVFGDAYLDITTRQDIQLHWVRIGAVPEIWRRLEAVGVTTVQACGDSARNVLCCPVSGLDADEVLDAYPVAAAVSAYFTGNREYANLPRKFKLSVTGCREDCAQAEINDIGLWPARLDDGTVGFNVLVGGGLSDGPRMASDIDVFVHPDPAGVVELFRAIAQLFGELGNRENRGLARMRYLVQELGPERFRAELADRAAFPLAAAGEALTRRYRGDHVGVHAQKQPGRCYVGLNVTVGRMAGRNLVEAARLAGEHGDGELRLATDQNLILTGVPEARLGALLAEPLLAEHSPDPGAFERGVVACTGSEFCRFAIVETKARAAQWARELDRRLGPDETGQGVIRMHFSGCPASCAQPQIADIGFRGETAHRGDTIVEAVDVGLGGSLGTDAAFIDFVEGAKPVSEVPDALVGLLTRYRAERRDGEAFHQWCRRLPNTELRAMLRGD, encoded by the coding sequence ATGCGGTACCTCAGGAGCATCAGCGAGCTGAACCAGGTCGAGAAGTGGAAGCTGGAGCGTCACCCGCTCGACGTGCGTGACGCGATCCTCGATCGCTACGCCCGTGAGGGCCCCGAGGCGATCAAGGCCGTCCCCGGCGAGGTGGAGCGTCTGAAGTGGGTCGGCCTGTACCCCCAGCGCCAGGGCGGCGACGCGTTCATGCTGCGCATCAAGGTCCCTGGGGGACGCCTGACCGCCGCGCAGGCGCGGGTCGTCGGCGAGGTCGCCGACGAGTTCGCCCGGGGCCCGGCCCCGAACCCGGTGTTCGGCGACGCCTACCTGGACATCACCACCCGCCAGGACATCCAGCTCCACTGGGTCAGGATCGGCGCCGTCCCCGAGATCTGGCGCCGGCTGGAGGCGGTGGGCGTGACCACCGTGCAGGCGTGCGGCGACTCGGCCCGCAACGTGCTCTGCTGCCCGGTGTCGGGCCTGGACGCCGACGAGGTGCTCGACGCCTACCCGGTCGCCGCGGCGGTCTCCGCCTACTTCACCGGCAACCGCGAGTACGCCAACCTGCCCCGGAAGTTCAAGCTGAGCGTCACCGGCTGCCGGGAGGACTGCGCGCAGGCCGAGATCAACGACATCGGGCTGTGGCCGGCCCGGCTGGACGACGGCACCGTCGGCTTCAACGTGCTCGTCGGCGGTGGCCTGTCGGACGGCCCGCGCATGGCCTCCGACATCGACGTGTTCGTCCACCCCGACCCTGCTGGAGTGGTCGAGCTGTTCCGGGCCATCGCGCAGCTGTTCGGCGAGCTGGGCAACCGCGAGAACCGCGGGCTGGCCCGGATGCGCTACCTGGTGCAGGAGCTCGGCCCCGAGCGCTTCCGGGCCGAGCTGGCCGACCGGGCCGCCTTCCCGCTCGCCGCGGCGGGCGAGGCCCTCACCCGCCGCTACCGCGGCGACCACGTCGGCGTGCACGCCCAGAAGCAGCCCGGCCGCTGCTACGTCGGCCTCAACGTGACCGTCGGCCGCATGGCCGGGCGGAACCTGGTCGAGGCGGCCCGCCTCGCCGGCGAGCACGGCGACGGCGAGCTGCGGCTGGCCACCGACCAGAACCTGATCCTCACCGGCGTGCCCGAGGCGCGGCTCGGCGCGCTGCTGGCCGAGCCGCTGCTGGCCGAGCACTCCCCCGACCCGGGCGCGTTCGAGCGGGGGGTGGTGGCCTGCACCGGCAGCGAGTTCTGCCGCTTCGCGATCGTGGAGACCAAGGCGCGGGCCGCCCAGTGGGCTCGCGAGCTGGACCGCCGGCTGGGTCCCGACGAGACCGGCCAGGGCGTGATCCGCATGCACTTCTCGGGCTGCCCGGCCTCGTGTGCGCAGCCCCAGATCGCCGACATCGGCTTCCGCGGCGAGACCGCGCACCGCGGCGACACGATCGTCGAGGCGGTGGACGTCGGGCTCGGCGGGAGCCTCGGCACCGACGCGGCGTTCATCGACTTCGTCGAGGGGGCCAAGCCGGTGAGCGAGGTGCCCGACGCGCTGGTCGGCCTGCTCACCAGGTACCGCGCGGAGCGCCGCGACGGCGAGGCGTTCCACCAGTGGTGCCGGCGGCTGCCGAACACCGAGCTGCGAGCGATGCTGCGAGGAGACTGA
- a CDS encoding NAD(P)H-dependent oxidoreductase subunit E: MPGGEARAGKFPGPSLVPALNAIQRDHGWLPREELVALSRDAHRPLYEIQGLISFYPHYRTDPPSKVALHVCHDLSCWLAGSDERIAALRARYGEDPEVELVEVSCLGRCDAAPAVAVDDHPAAADDADTLVAAARDGRLPPARARGRAEPWPNDPYIPGEERYRVLRALLTGALDPGGVVASLDEAGLRGMGGAGFPAGRKWELVARQDATPKYGICNADESEPGTFKDREILATQPHLVLEGLLLGMAVVGAEEGWVFIRHEYGPEEEVVRAEIEALRASGLVGEDVLGTGRRLALDVFVSPGGYILGEETALMECMEGHRGEPRNKPPFPGTYGLWGKPTLMNSVETFAHVPIILDRGADWWKQQGVRDGTGLKFFAVSGHVERPGVYCVPMGTTARELLDLAGGVAAGAALQAIQPGGASSNFLGPDQLDVPLDFGSLAKAGSMLGSGALVVVAEGTDLLAAATNVLRFFRNESCGKCVPCRVGSTKAHAILSDALADGGLDDTREDRVVELEETMRLTSICGLGQVALGPVVSVLGLQRGGTKARPQPRP, encoded by the coding sequence GTGCCTGGAGGCGAGGCTCGGGCCGGGAAGTTCCCTGGCCCGAGCCTCGTCCCCGCGCTCAACGCCATCCAGCGGGACCACGGCTGGCTGCCCCGGGAGGAGCTGGTCGCGCTCTCCCGCGACGCCCACCGGCCGCTGTACGAGATCCAAGGGCTGATCTCGTTCTACCCCCACTACCGCACCGACCCGCCGTCCAAGGTCGCGCTCCATGTGTGCCACGACCTGTCGTGCTGGCTGGCCGGGTCCGACGAGCGCATCGCGGCGCTGCGCGCCCGCTACGGCGAGGACCCCGAGGTCGAGCTGGTGGAGGTGTCGTGCCTGGGGCGCTGCGACGCCGCGCCCGCCGTCGCGGTCGACGACCACCCAGCCGCTGCCGATGACGCCGACACGCTGGTCGCCGCGGCGCGCGACGGGCGGCTGCCGCCGGCCCGTGCGCGCGGGCGCGCGGAACCATGGCCCAACGACCCCTACATCCCCGGCGAGGAGCGCTACAGGGTCCTGCGGGCGCTGCTGACCGGCGCGCTCGACCCCGGCGGCGTCGTCGCCAGCCTGGACGAGGCCGGCCTGCGGGGCATGGGCGGCGCCGGCTTCCCCGCGGGCAGGAAGTGGGAGCTGGTCGCCCGGCAGGACGCCACGCCGAAGTACGGCATCTGCAACGCCGACGAGTCCGAGCCCGGCACCTTCAAGGACCGCGAGATCCTGGCCACCCAGCCCCACCTGGTCCTCGAAGGGCTGCTGCTCGGCATGGCGGTGGTCGGGGCCGAGGAGGGCTGGGTGTTCATCCGCCACGAGTACGGTCCCGAGGAGGAAGTCGTCCGCGCCGAGATCGAGGCGCTGCGCGCCTCGGGGCTGGTGGGCGAGGACGTGCTCGGCACCGGACGCCGCCTGGCGCTGGACGTGTTCGTCTCCCCCGGCGGCTACATCCTGGGCGAGGAGACCGCGCTGATGGAGTGCATGGAGGGCCACCGCGGCGAGCCGCGCAACAAGCCGCCGTTCCCCGGCACGTACGGCCTGTGGGGCAAGCCGACGCTGATGAACTCGGTGGAGACGTTCGCCCACGTCCCGATCATCCTGGACCGCGGGGCCGACTGGTGGAAGCAGCAGGGCGTCCGCGACGGCACCGGCCTGAAGTTCTTCGCGGTGTCGGGCCACGTCGAGCGCCCGGGCGTCTACTGCGTGCCGATGGGCACCACCGCCCGCGAGCTGCTCGACCTGGCCGGCGGGGTCGCCGCCGGCGCGGCGCTCCAGGCGATCCAGCCCGGCGGCGCCTCGTCGAACTTCCTCGGACCGGACCAGCTCGACGTCCCCTTGGACTTCGGCTCGCTGGCCAAGGCCGGGTCGATGCTGGGCTCTGGTGCGCTCGTCGTGGTCGCCGAGGGAACCGACCTGCTCGCCGCCGCCACCAACGTGCTGCGGTTCTTCCGCAACGAGTCGTGTGGCAAGTGCGTGCCCTGCCGGGTCGGCTCGACCAAGGCGCACGCGATCCTCAGCGACGCGCTGGCCGACGGCGGGCTCGACGACACACGCGAGGACCGCGTCGTCGAGCTGGAGGAGACGATGCGCCTGACCTCGATCTGCGGGCTCGGCCAGGTCGCCCTGGGGCCCGTGGTGAGCGTGCTCGGGCTGCAGCGGGGGGGAACCAAGGCGCGCCCGCAACCCCGCCCCTAG
- the glp gene encoding gephyrin-like molybdotransferase Glp, giving the protein MSRSKEFFATRTVAEALAGFRPGRRTAPEPVELDDALHRVPAEAVRAPAALPGFARATVDGYAVRAADTYGASEGLPGYLQLAGSVPMGAAAEVAVAPGTAVGMPTGGVLPPGADAVVMVEYTQETMPGMIEVVRPVAPGDGLVRADEDAARGAELVPAGRPLRAQDLGMLAAAGVTTIGVHARPRVTILSTGDEVVPPAQRSLRPGQVRDATTSALAALVRQSGGEPHAGGIVPDDAGKLREAMRAALGDSDLVVVSAGSSVGARDQTAAAVAGLGEPGIWCHGLALRPGKPTLLAECGGVPVLGLPGNPLSALVVFRLVGVPLVWRVGGAGVWVPSEPVTRATLERDLASAAGRLDVVQVRLCDGAASPLFGLSALLSILVAADGYLVVPEEATGLPAGTEVEVTLYR; this is encoded by the coding sequence ATGAGCCGTAGCAAGGAGTTCTTCGCTACCCGTACCGTGGCCGAGGCGCTGGCCGGCTTCCGCCCCGGGCGGCGAACCGCACCCGAGCCGGTCGAGCTGGACGACGCCCTGCACCGGGTCCCGGCCGAGGCGGTCCGCGCGCCGGCGGCCCTGCCCGGGTTTGCACGGGCCACGGTCGACGGCTACGCCGTGCGCGCCGCCGACACCTACGGGGCCTCCGAGGGGCTGCCCGGCTACCTGCAGCTCGCCGGGTCGGTGCCGATGGGCGCAGCAGCAGAGGTCGCCGTGGCGCCGGGCACCGCGGTCGGCATGCCCACCGGGGGGGTCCTGCCGCCGGGCGCCGACGCCGTGGTGATGGTCGAGTACACCCAGGAGACGATGCCAGGCATGATCGAGGTGGTCCGCCCGGTCGCCCCCGGTGACGGGCTGGTACGCGCCGACGAGGACGCCGCGCGGGGCGCCGAGCTGGTGCCTGCCGGCCGCCCGCTCCGGGCCCAGGACCTCGGGATGCTCGCGGCCGCCGGTGTCACGACCATCGGCGTGCACGCCCGCCCGCGGGTGACGATCCTGTCCACCGGCGACGAGGTCGTGCCGCCCGCACAGCGCAGCTTGCGTCCCGGACAGGTCCGTGACGCCACCACGTCGGCGCTCGCTGCACTGGTACGGCAGTCGGGCGGCGAGCCACACGCGGGCGGGATCGTCCCCGACGACGCTGGCAAGCTGCGCGAAGCCATGCGTGCCGCCCTGGGGGACAGCGACCTCGTCGTGGTCTCCGCTGGCTCGTCGGTCGGTGCCCGCGACCAGACCGCCGCCGCCGTGGCCGGCCTCGGCGAGCCCGGCATCTGGTGCCACGGCCTGGCGCTGCGCCCGGGCAAGCCAACGCTGCTCGCCGAGTGCGGCGGCGTGCCCGTCCTCGGTCTGCCCGGCAACCCGCTGTCGGCGCTGGTGGTGTTCCGCCTGGTGGGTGTCCCCCTGGTGTGGCGGGTCGGGGGCGCCGGGGTGTGGGTGCCGTCGGAGCCCGTGACCCGCGCCACCCTGGAGCGCGACCTGGCGTCGGCCGCCGGCCGCCTCGACGTCGTCCAGGTGCGCCTGTGCGACGGCGCCGCCAGCCCGCTGTTCGGGCTGTCGGCGCTGCTGTCGATCCTGGTCGCGGCGGACGGCTACCTGGTCGTGCCCGAGGAGGCCACCGGCCTTCCCGCCGGCACCGAGGTCGAGGTCACGCTGTACCGGTGA
- a CDS encoding molybdopterin biosynthesis protein, with protein MSTSPFIRDLPAEQALDAWRRACAAAGCPARVDSVRVGLEDAVGLVTAAPVWATRSSPPFDAAAMDGIAVCAADTLGASETTPVHLEPAAYDVVDTGDPLPDGRDAVVMREHVHHAGGVAELRAAVPPYQHVRSIGEDVSTAELLLPEGHRLRAVDVAAAAAAGATELLVRRRPVVAVLPTGDEVRPIGSPTGPAEILDTNSLMLAAQAREIGCDAYRLPIEPDDPQRIAQAARTAATDCDLLIIVAGSSAGRDDYTARVVADLGTLAVHGVAVRPGHPVVLGALDRTPVLGCPGYPVSAALTFDIFAAPLLAEIAGAAPQRRPSTRARLARKLASVVGMDDWVRVRLGRVGGRIVATPLPRGAGVLTSLVRADGLLVVPAALEGHHAGEDVDVALLRGLDEIERTIVAIGSHDLVLDLAASALRGADPRITLASSNVGSLGGLVALRDGLCHLAGSHLLDPATGQYTLPYVDRVLAGRDVAVVRLVHRDQGLIVAHGNPLGLGGIDDLTRPGLRYVNRQRGAGTRVLLDHELRTRGISPDAVAGYAREEYTHLAVAAAIAAGRADCGLGILAAARAFGLGFIPVAREPYDLVLGLDALDDPVLAPFWALLQSADFQAAVAALGGYAVEEMGRRIR; from the coding sequence ATGTCCACCAGCCCGTTCATCCGCGACCTGCCGGCCGAGCAGGCCCTGGACGCCTGGCGCCGCGCGTGCGCGGCCGCGGGCTGCCCGGCGCGGGTCGACAGCGTGCGGGTAGGGCTGGAGGACGCGGTCGGCCTGGTCACCGCGGCCCCGGTGTGGGCCACCCGCTCCTCGCCGCCCTTCGACGCCGCGGCCATGGACGGGATCGCCGTGTGCGCAGCCGACACGCTCGGCGCTAGCGAGACCACGCCCGTCCACCTCGAGCCGGCCGCCTACGACGTGGTGGACACCGGGGACCCGCTGCCCGACGGCCGCGACGCGGTCGTCATGCGCGAGCACGTGCACCATGCCGGCGGCGTCGCCGAGCTCCGCGCCGCCGTCCCCCCCTACCAGCACGTGCGCTCGATCGGCGAGGACGTGAGCACGGCCGAGCTCCTGCTGCCCGAGGGGCACCGGCTGCGCGCGGTCGACGTCGCCGCCGCGGCCGCCGCCGGCGCCACCGAGCTCCTGGTGCGCCGCCGCCCCGTCGTCGCCGTGCTGCCCACCGGCGACGAGGTGCGCCCCATCGGGTCGCCGACCGGGCCCGCGGAGATCCTGGACACCAACTCGCTGATGCTCGCCGCCCAGGCCCGCGAGATCGGCTGTGACGCGTACCGCCTGCCGATCGAGCCCGACGACCCCCAGCGCATCGCCCAGGCCGCGCGCACCGCGGCCACCGACTGCGACCTGCTGATCATCGTCGCCGGCTCCAGCGCGGGGCGCGACGACTACACCGCACGGGTCGTCGCCGACCTCGGCACCCTGGCCGTCCACGGGGTGGCGGTGCGCCCGGGGCACCCGGTCGTGCTGGGCGCGCTGGACCGCACACCGGTCCTCGGCTGCCCCGGCTACCCGGTGTCCGCGGCGCTGACGTTCGACATCTTCGCCGCACCGCTGCTCGCCGAGATCGCCGGCGCCGCGCCGCAGCGCCGCCCGTCGACCCGGGCGCGGCTGGCCCGCAAGCTCGCGTCGGTCGTGGGGATGGACGACTGGGTGCGGGTACGCCTGGGCCGGGTGGGCGGGAGGATCGTGGCCACGCCGCTGCCCCGCGGCGCCGGGGTGCTGACCTCACTGGTCCGCGCCGACGGGCTGCTCGTCGTCCCGGCCGCTCTGGAGGGGCACCACGCGGGCGAGGATGTCGACGTCGCGCTCCTCCGCGGCCTCGACGAGATCGAGCGCACCATCGTCGCCATCGGCTCGCACGACCTGGTGCTCGACCTGGCCGCCTCGGCCCTGCGTGGCGCGGACCCGCGCATCACGCTCGCGTCCTCCAACGTGGGTTCGCTCGGCGGGCTGGTCGCGCTCCGCGACGGGCTGTGCCACCTCGCCGGCTCGCACCTGCTGGACCCGGCCACGGGCCAGTACACGCTGCCCTACGTCGACCGGGTGCTGGCCGGCCGCGACGTCGCGGTGGTCCGCCTCGTGCACCGCGACCAGGGCCTGATCGTCGCGCACGGCAACCCTCTCGGCCTTGGCGGCATCGACGACCTGACCCGCCCGGGGCTGCGCTACGTCAACCGCCAGCGTGGTGCGGGCACCCGCGTCCTGCTCGACCACGAGCTCCGGACCCGGGGCATCAGCCCCGACGCCGTCGCCGGCTACGCCCGCGAGGAGTACACCCACCTGGCCGTGGCCGCCGCCATCGCCGCCGGCCGCGCCGACTGCGGGCTGGGCATCCTGGCTGCCGCCCGCGCCTTCGGGCTCGGCTTCATCCCGGTCGCGCGCGAGCCCTACGACCTCGTCCTGGGTCTCGACGCCCTCGACGATCCCGTCCTCGCCCCGTTCTGGGCGCTGCTGCAGTCGGCCGACTTCCAGGCCGCCGTGGCCGCGCTCGGCGGCTACGCGGTCGAGGAGATGGGCCGCAGGATCCGCTGA